One genomic window of Polyangium aurulentum includes the following:
- a CDS encoding restriction endonuclease, protein MRAEAAAGAAEMFDEEDDDDQPILGGGDERAGGGSAEPGGEGRRRRRRRRRGRSTNGDAAQTSLLDRGSDRGADRDRGGLPSYTATPAFEVRRDGRDSGRDTGRDSGRDMGRDSGRDMGRDSGRDFGRDSGRDMGRDMGGRDMGRDLGREGGGGEPLYRGPQVIELTPGEGHPALDDLGGRELADAVAAILSTFDRNAGAVSLRQIAETAQRRGRLSGDAQLVQSQVAAAVRADNARRIAAGQRPRFRFAGGRVALTDWLLSSDLARLEQEALAAVERYRDAARRTFARKLGELPGHAFVEVCVLLLERMGVGQLRAVRRAGAPGGESHFSGILRTAGDELRVAIVIRRDGREVGRERVTELRGSLHHYGPATVGWIFTAGQTLSGAREEAAIPGAAPIALHDGLSVARLCEDNDVAVIRARLPIAIPDVDLFEALRAS, encoded by the coding sequence ATGCGCGCCGAGGCCGCCGCCGGCGCGGCCGAGATGTTCGACGAGGAAGACGACGACGACCAGCCCATCCTGGGCGGGGGCGACGAGCGCGCCGGGGGCGGCTCCGCCGAGCCGGGTGGCGAAGGTCGCCGCCGTCGCCGCCGCCGCCGCCGCGGCCGCAGCACCAACGGCGACGCCGCGCAGACCTCGCTCCTCGACCGCGGCAGCGACCGCGGCGCCGACCGCGATCGCGGCGGCCTGCCCTCGTACACGGCCACCCCGGCCTTCGAGGTTCGCCGCGACGGCCGCGACAGCGGACGCGACACGGGCCGCGACAGCGGACGCGACATGGGCCGCGACAGCGGACGTGATATGGGCCGCGACAGCGGGCGCGACTTCGGGCGCGACAGCGGCCGCGACATGGGCCGCGACATGGGCGGCCGCGACATGGGCCGCGACCTCGGGCGCGAGGGCGGGGGCGGCGAGCCGCTCTACCGTGGTCCGCAGGTCATCGAGCTGACCCCGGGCGAGGGCCATCCGGCGCTCGACGATCTCGGCGGGCGCGAGCTTGCCGACGCGGTGGCGGCGATCCTGTCGACCTTCGATCGCAACGCGGGCGCGGTGTCGCTGCGGCAGATCGCGGAGACGGCGCAGCGGCGCGGTCGGCTCTCGGGCGACGCGCAGCTCGTGCAGTCGCAGGTGGCGGCGGCGGTGCGTGCGGACAACGCGCGCCGGATTGCCGCAGGCCAGCGGCCGCGCTTCCGGTTCGCCGGTGGCCGCGTGGCGCTGACGGACTGGCTGCTCTCGAGCGACCTCGCGCGCCTCGAGCAGGAGGCCCTCGCGGCGGTCGAGCGCTACCGCGACGCCGCGCGCCGGACGTTCGCGCGCAAGCTCGGCGAGCTGCCGGGGCACGCGTTCGTCGAGGTCTGCGTGCTCTTGCTCGAGCGGATGGGCGTGGGCCAGCTCCGCGCCGTGCGTCGCGCGGGGGCTCCGGGCGGCGAGTCGCACTTCTCGGGCATCCTCCGCACCGCGGGCGACGAACTGCGCGTGGCGATCGTCATCCGCCGCGACGGCCGCGAGGTCGGCCGCGAGCGCGTGACCGAGCTGCGCGGGTCGCTGCACCACTACGGCCCGGCCACGGTGGGCTGGATCTTCACGGCCGGCCAGACGCTCTCCGGGGCGCGCGAAGAGGCCGCCATCCCGGGCGCCGCGCCGATCGCGCTGCACGACGGCCTGTCCGTCGCGCGTCTGTGCGAGGACAACGACGTCGCCGTGATCCGCGCCCGCCTGCCGATCGCCATCCCGGACGTCGACCTGTTCGAGGCTCTCCGCGCCTCCTGA
- a CDS encoding DUF4215 domain-containing protein has product MRSTVLRGRAAGSALLASMAFFAAREAGAVQLHSNGALTTGKISKSGAVAPVGNSWSELQNEKLNTLESNSSAGWPGVQGQYRLADDFKVPPGEVWTVQSIDFYAYKTGAAASPSPFTAYTLRLWNGAPNDPASQVLQGDTTTNVLTSSTDTAIYRIFNSKYPAPGSATGTTRKIWRNTVTLPAPAVLEAGTYWVDWASKDSANGGHFAPTVTVVDSRGLPGWNALQQNVASSVWAVVEDLGAPETAPNVPQDFPFRVHGERSAMCGDGVHVADLEACDDGNATDGDGCDSDCTVTACGNGIVTEGEACDDKNKVSGDGCDANCTVTGCGNGVQTDGEACDDGNATDGDGCDSDCTVTACGNGIVTDGEACDDKNTADGDGCDSNCTVTACGNAIVTEGEACDDGNVESGDGCDTNCTPSACGNGVMAGGEGCDDGNGVDGDGCDSGCIVTGCGNGIVTAMEACDDGNDASGDGCDNNCTATACGNGVQTDGEACDDGNTVDADGCSAGCMTEGAGGAGGGGGAGGAGGSGDVGGAGGGGTGGGGTGGNELPEADSGCNCSAPGGDGRSAAGAWAVLGLLGLLVDRIRRRR; this is encoded by the coding sequence ATGCGTTCTACGGTCCTCAGGGGGCGGGCGGCCGGGTCGGCGTTGCTCGCCTCGATGGCGTTCTTTGCGGCGCGCGAAGCGGGCGCTGTGCAGCTCCATTCGAATGGCGCGTTGACCACGGGCAAGATCAGCAAGAGCGGCGCGGTGGCGCCGGTCGGCAATAGCTGGAGCGAGCTGCAGAACGAGAAGCTGAACACGCTCGAATCCAACTCGAGCGCCGGGTGGCCCGGGGTTCAGGGCCAGTACCGGCTCGCCGACGATTTCAAGGTCCCGCCGGGCGAGGTCTGGACGGTCCAGTCCATCGACTTTTACGCCTACAAGACCGGCGCGGCCGCGAGCCCTTCGCCGTTCACCGCGTACACCCTGCGGCTGTGGAATGGCGCGCCGAACGATCCGGCCAGCCAGGTCCTCCAGGGCGACACGACGACGAACGTGCTGACGAGCAGCACGGACACGGCCATCTACCGCATCTTCAACTCGAAGTATCCCGCGCCGGGCTCGGCGACTGGCACGACGCGGAAGATCTGGCGCAACACCGTGACCCTCCCCGCGCCGGCCGTGCTCGAGGCGGGGACGTACTGGGTCGACTGGGCCTCCAAGGACTCGGCGAACGGCGGCCATTTCGCGCCCACCGTGACGGTGGTCGACAGCCGCGGGCTCCCGGGGTGGAACGCGCTCCAGCAGAACGTCGCGAGCTCGGTCTGGGCCGTGGTCGAAGACCTGGGCGCCCCCGAGACCGCGCCGAACGTCCCGCAAGACTTCCCCTTCCGGGTCCACGGCGAGCGCAGCGCGATGTGCGGGGACGGCGTTCACGTGGCCGATCTCGAGGCGTGCGACGACGGCAATGCGACCGACGGCGACGGCTGCGACTCGGACTGCACGGTGACCGCGTGCGGCAATGGCATCGTCACCGAGGGCGAGGCGTGCGACGACAAGAACAAGGTCAGCGGCGACGGGTGCGACGCGAACTGCACGGTGACCGGCTGCGGCAATGGGGTCCAGACCGACGGCGAGGCGTGTGACGACGGCAATGCGACCGACGGCGACGGGTGCGACTCGGACTGCACGGTGACGGCGTGCGGCAATGGCATCGTCACCGACGGCGAGGCTTGCGACGACAAGAACACGGCCGACGGCGACGGGTGCGACTCCAATTGCACGGTGACGGCGTGCGGCAATGCCATCGTCACCGAAGGCGAGGCTTGCGACGACGGCAACGTCGAGAGCGGCGACGGCTGCGACACGAACTGCACGCCGAGCGCCTGCGGCAACGGGGTGATGGCCGGGGGCGAGGGGTGCGACGACGGCAATGGGGTCGACGGCGACGGCTGCGACTCGGGCTGCATCGTGACCGGCTGCGGAAACGGCATCGTGACCGCGATGGAGGCGTGCGACGACGGCAACGACGCGAGCGGCGATGGCTGCGACAACAACTGCACGGCCACGGCGTGCGGCAACGGCGTTCAGACCGACGGCGAGGCTTGCGACGACGGCAATACGGTCGATGCTGACGGCTGCTCTGCCGGGTGCATGACCGAAGGCGCGGGCGGCGCTGGCGGCGGCGGAGGCGCTGGCGGCGCCGGCGGATCTGGCGACGTCGGCGGCGCGGGCGGCGGCGGCACGGGCGGCGGCGGCACGGGCGGCAACGAGCTCCCCGAGGCCGACAGCGGCTGCAATTGCAGCGCGCCGGGCGGTGACGGGCGCTCCGCGGCGGGCGCGTGGGCCGTGCTCGGGCTCCTTGGGCTGCTCGTCGATCGCATCCGGCGCAGGCGGTAG
- a CDS encoding glycerophosphodiester phosphodiesterase, producing the protein MRWLGPAAFRRGPGRRPLVFGHRGVRGAAPENTLEAFELAAREGAHGIELDVRIDRDGEVIVLHDATFERVTGGADLRAAADLPYAEIRRIDVGNGQAAPRLIDVLALARARRLRVNVEMKRDVPDRTAVVRATARLLAAYDPRVPVLVSSFDPAMLAALGVLAPRLPRALLLNRTWYSPAGLRVARPLGGAAHIERTIAGPEAVRLLQGGGLVVNVWTVNDVREARDLAALGVDGIITDVPGEILAALG; encoded by the coding sequence ATGAGGTGGCTCGGCCCTGCCGCCTTCCGCCGTGGCCCCGGACGCCGGCCGCTCGTCTTCGGGCACCGGGGCGTGCGCGGCGCCGCCCCCGAGAACACCCTCGAGGCCTTCGAGCTCGCCGCCCGCGAGGGCGCCCACGGCATCGAGCTCGACGTGCGCATCGATCGCGACGGCGAGGTCATCGTCCTGCACGACGCGACCTTCGAGCGCGTCACCGGCGGCGCCGACCTGCGCGCCGCCGCCGACCTGCCTTACGCCGAGATCCGGCGCATCGACGTGGGGAACGGGCAGGCGGCGCCGAGGCTCATCGACGTGCTCGCGCTCGCCCGTGCGCGGCGGCTCCGGGTGAACGTCGAGATGAAGCGCGACGTGCCCGATCGAACGGCCGTGGTGCGCGCGACGGCGCGGCTGCTCGCGGCGTACGATCCGCGGGTGCCGGTGCTCGTCTCGTCGTTCGATCCGGCCATGCTCGCGGCCCTCGGCGTGCTCGCGCCGCGGCTGCCCCGCGCGCTCCTGTTGAACCGGACATGGTACTCGCCGGCGGGGCTCAGGGTCGCTCGTCCGCTCGGGGGCGCGGCGCACATCGAGCGCACGATCGCCGGGCCCGAGGCGGTGCGCCTGCTCCAGGGCGGCGGGCTCGTGGTGAACGTCTGGACCGTGAACGACGTCCGCGAGGCGCGGGATCTCGCGGCGCTCGGCGTCGACGGGATCATCACGGACGTGCCGGGCGAGATCCTGGCAGCGCTCGGGTGA
- a CDS encoding ABC transporter substrate-binding protein produces MLGRRRWMITVAGVFALAAAGLGCGKNEGANEWKVGAYLSLSGAETQFGVDTKEGTELAVEEINAAGGIKGKKVKVIYEDDKSNPQETNNKVLQLIDRDKVVALLGEVASSRSQVGGIAANKKKIPMISPSSTNPDVTKIGPFVFRVCFTDDVQGRMGARFVVNKLGKKKIGVLYAADDLYSSGLATEFMDEAKKLGAEIVVEKKFPKTETNFTTYLNDIKAASPEIIYASVYYNAMVPIGRQAKAAGIPGSMFVGGDGWHSDTLVNDAGEELEGAYFTNHFSPDVPWPNSQAFVKKYVERFKHEPSALAAQGYDSAKLLFDAMARAKADTPEAIRDAIAETKGFQGATGTITINEQRNAEKPIVIVQIKGKKFTYFDTVTADK; encoded by the coding sequence ATGCTCGGACGACGGCGTTGGATGATCACGGTTGCGGGCGTCTTCGCGCTCGCCGCCGCGGGGCTGGGCTGCGGCAAGAACGAGGGCGCGAACGAGTGGAAGGTGGGCGCCTACCTCAGCCTCTCCGGCGCGGAGACGCAGTTCGGCGTCGACACGAAGGAGGGCACCGAGCTCGCCGTCGAGGAGATCAACGCGGCGGGCGGCATCAAGGGCAAGAAGGTCAAGGTCATCTACGAGGATGACAAGTCGAACCCGCAGGAGACCAACAACAAGGTCCTGCAGCTCATCGACCGCGACAAGGTGGTGGCGCTGCTCGGCGAGGTGGCCTCGTCGCGCTCGCAGGTCGGCGGCATCGCGGCGAACAAGAAGAAGATCCCGATGATCTCGCCGTCGTCGACGAACCCCGACGTGACCAAGATCGGTCCGTTCGTCTTCCGCGTCTGCTTCACCGACGACGTGCAGGGCCGGATGGGCGCGCGGTTCGTGGTGAACAAGCTCGGCAAGAAGAAGATCGGCGTGCTCTACGCGGCCGACGATCTGTACTCGTCGGGCCTCGCGACCGAGTTCATGGACGAGGCGAAGAAGCTCGGCGCCGAGATCGTGGTCGAGAAGAAGTTCCCCAAGACCGAGACGAACTTCACGACGTACCTGAACGACATCAAGGCCGCGAGCCCGGAGATCATCTACGCGTCGGTCTACTACAACGCGATGGTGCCCATCGGGCGACAGGCGAAGGCCGCGGGGATCCCGGGCTCGATGTTCGTCGGCGGCGACGGCTGGCACTCGGACACGCTCGTGAACGACGCGGGCGAGGAGCTGGAAGGCGCGTACTTCACCAACCACTTCTCCCCCGACGTGCCGTGGCCGAACTCGCAGGCGTTCGTGAAGAAGTACGTCGAGCGCTTCAAGCACGAGCCGTCGGCGCTCGCGGCGCAGGGCTACGACTCGGCGAAGCTCCTGTTCGACGCGATGGCGCGCGCGAAGGCCGACACGCCGGAGGCGATCCGCGACGCGATCGCCGAGACGAAGGGCTTCCAGGGCGCGACGGGGACGATCACGATCAACGAGCAGCGCAACGCGGAGAAGCCGATCGTGATCGTGCAGATCAAGGGCAAGAAGTTCACCTACTTCGACACGGTGACGGCAGACAAGTAG
- a CDS encoding sirohydrochlorin chelatase: MSDAGSGRVVILVGHGAAARDCPRELVSRLKALEGRRMATGGPPSEEEIELDRKVRRWPRTPENDPYREGLMKLAEKLAALVAPAELLVAYNEFCAPTIEEAIEAAREKGAREIVVVPSMLTPGGIHSEVEIPEILGHVRERYPELDVRYAWPFDLGGVAALLAARVSATG; this comes from the coding sequence ATGAGCGATGCGGGGAGCGGACGGGTGGTCATCCTGGTGGGGCACGGCGCGGCGGCGAGGGATTGCCCGCGCGAACTGGTGAGCCGGCTCAAGGCGCTCGAGGGCCGGCGGATGGCCACCGGCGGGCCGCCCTCGGAGGAGGAAATCGAGCTCGACCGCAAGGTGCGTCGCTGGCCCCGCACGCCCGAGAACGATCCGTATCGCGAGGGCCTCATGAAGCTCGCCGAAAAGCTCGCCGCGCTCGTCGCGCCCGCCGAGCTGCTCGTCGCCTATAACGAATTCTGCGCCCCCACGATCGAGGAGGCCATCGAGGCCGCCCGCGAGAAGGGCGCCCGCGAGATCGTGGTCGTCCCGTCGATGCTCACGCCTGGCGGGATCCATTCCGAGGTGGAGATCCCCGAGATCCTCGGCCACGTGCGCGAGCGTTATCCGGAGCTGGATGTTCGTTATGCGTGGCCGTTCGACCTGGGGGGGGTGGCGGCGCTCCTGGCGGCGAGGGTCAGCGCGACGGGATAG
- a CDS encoding AAA family ATPase: MIRRIQVSNFRSLGEDVSIELGPLTVLVGVNASGKSNVADVLQFVADSLRDGLEVAVARRHGFAGIARSEGGRLHDVSIRIEMEGGDGYAAREFALTSADNELGYRATHWQEDGHLRPTDKFEKIAIYKIFPNRLREAQRPDFTHPMREHGENWASVFRRLPRETTGLELLAALGRITGDIDDYRVSSVGGYLIPEFRHTSPDGTSSWRGAVQESDGTLRVAGILTALLQEPPLTLIGIEEPEQTIHPGALGILLDYIREASQRGQVLLTTHSSDLLDLLNIDEIRVVEREGGTTTVSAVEESQRILVEKRLASPSEIVFSDGRLHGQSKKAAHG; encoded by the coding sequence ATGATCCGCCGCATCCAGGTCAGCAACTTCCGCAGCCTCGGGGAGGACGTCTCGATCGAGCTGGGGCCGCTGACGGTGCTCGTCGGGGTGAACGCGTCGGGCAAGAGCAACGTGGCGGACGTGTTGCAGTTCGTGGCGGACAGCCTGCGCGATGGGCTCGAGGTGGCGGTGGCCCGGCGGCATGGGTTTGCCGGGATTGCGCGGTCCGAGGGCGGGCGGTTGCATGATGTCTCGATTCGGATCGAGATGGAGGGCGGCGACGGGTACGCGGCGCGGGAGTTTGCGCTGACGAGCGCGGACAACGAGCTGGGGTATCGGGCGACTCATTGGCAAGAAGACGGGCACCTTCGTCCCACGGACAAATTCGAGAAGATCGCCATCTACAAGATCTTCCCCAACCGCCTCCGCGAAGCGCAGCGCCCCGACTTCACCCATCCCATGCGCGAGCACGGCGAGAACTGGGCCTCGGTGTTCCGGCGCCTACCCCGCGAAACCACAGGCCTCGAACTGCTCGCCGCGCTCGGCCGCATCACCGGCGACATCGACGATTACCGCGTCAGCTCCGTCGGCGGCTACCTGATCCCCGAGTTCCGGCACACCTCCCCTGACGGCACCTCCTCCTGGCGCGGCGCCGTTCAGGAATCCGATGGCACCCTGCGCGTCGCCGGCATTCTCACCGCCCTCTTGCAAGAGCCGCCCCTCACCCTCATTGGCATCGAGGAGCCCGAGCAAACGATCCACCCTGGCGCCCTCGGCATCCTCCTCGATTACATCCGCGAAGCCTCCCAGCGCGGCCAGGTCCTCTTGACGACCCACAGCTCCGACCTCCTCGATCTCCTGAACATCGACGAGATCCGCGTCGTCGAGCGCGAGGGCGGCACGACCACCGTCTCGGCCGTCGAAGAATCCCAGCGCATCCTCGTCGAGAAACGCCTCGCCAGCCCCAGCGAGATCGTCTTCAGCGACGGCCGCCTCCACGGGCAATCCAAGAAGGCTGCCCATGGGTAA
- a CDS encoding putative metal-binding motif-containing protein produces the protein MRFTIRFGLVLGALVAPAAWLVPGCGARTDIAAFDEDEDDEEEPDASPDVTEDADAASPDAEADAAIDATEDVPEDVPEDVPADVPEDVPGDVPEDVPGDVPEDVPADVPADVPEDVPPDGACADADGDGYTSCDGDCNDADPLINAGAFDFPNAKDDDCDGTPDNPKTACGAGLQYTSQDPLDYAKAIDICQTTTANATGANKRWGLLSAELRLADGTGTPFPQSHAIITSMGSVLGPRKNENFVFLSTGYAATPSQPYFQFGTPQGGSDTGTFSKAPPGFPSNKAGCPTPFDATAHDPVNLKLVLRTPTNAQSFGLDHAFFSAEYPEFACSPFNDLWVVLLKTGAPGIANNRNVVFDNQGTPGSMNLNFFDRCVAGPTGCAGTPGFNFCAGGKAELAGTGYDGSDAPCNNTPSSIGGSTGWVTTEAPMVPGETITVELVIWDSSDGIYDSSTIVDFFRWLPGKLQNPKTYRP, from the coding sequence GTGCGCTTCACCATCCGCTTCGGACTCGTCCTCGGCGCGCTCGTCGCGCCCGCGGCGTGGCTCGTGCCCGGCTGCGGCGCGCGCACGGACATCGCGGCGTTCGACGAGGACGAGGACGACGAGGAGGAGCCGGACGCGAGCCCCGACGTGACCGAGGATGCTGACGCCGCATCCCCCGACGCGGAGGCCGACGCGGCCATCGACGCGACCGAGGACGTGCCTGAAGACGTGCCTGAAGATGTGCCGGCGGACGTGCCTGAAGACGTGCCCGGGGATGTGCCTGAAGACGTGCCCGGGGACGTGCCTGAAGACGTGCCGGCCGATGTTCCAGCGGATGTGCCCGAGGACGTCCCGCCGGACGGCGCTTGCGCGGATGCCGACGGGGACGGGTACACGTCGTGTGACGGCGACTGCAACGACGCCGATCCGCTGATCAACGCGGGCGCCTTCGACTTCCCGAACGCCAAGGACGACGACTGCGACGGCACGCCGGACAACCCGAAGACCGCCTGCGGCGCGGGGCTTCAGTACACCTCACAGGACCCGCTCGACTACGCGAAGGCCATCGACATCTGCCAGACGACGACCGCCAACGCGACGGGGGCGAACAAGCGCTGGGGCCTCCTCTCGGCCGAGCTGCGCCTCGCCGACGGCACGGGCACGCCTTTCCCGCAGTCGCACGCGATCATCACCTCGATGGGCAGCGTGCTCGGCCCGCGCAAGAACGAGAACTTCGTCTTCCTCTCGACCGGCTACGCGGCGACGCCCAGCCAGCCCTACTTCCAGTTCGGCACGCCCCAGGGAGGCTCGGATACGGGCACCTTCTCTAAGGCGCCGCCCGGCTTTCCCAGCAACAAGGCCGGCTGCCCGACGCCCTTCGACGCCACCGCGCACGACCCGGTGAACCTGAAGCTCGTGCTGCGCACGCCGACGAACGCGCAGAGCTTCGGGCTCGATCACGCCTTCTTCTCGGCCGAGTACCCCGAGTTCGCGTGCTCGCCGTTCAACGATCTGTGGGTCGTGCTGCTGAAGACGGGCGCGCCGGGGATCGCGAACAACCGCAACGTGGTCTTCGACAACCAGGGCACGCCGGGCTCGATGAACCTGAACTTCTTCGACCGCTGCGTCGCCGGACCCACCGGCTGCGCGGGCACGCCGGGCTTCAACTTCTGCGCGGGCGGCAAGGCGGAGCTTGCGGGCACGGGCTACGACGGCTCGGACGCACCCTGCAACAACACGCCCTCCTCGATCGGCGGATCCACGGGCTGGGTCACCACCGAAGCGCCCATGGTCCCCGGCGAGACCATCACCGTGGAGCTCGTGATCTGGGACTCGTCGGACGGCATCTACGACTCGTCCACGATCGTCGACTTTTTCCGCTGGCTCCCGGGCAAGCTGCAGAACCCGAAGACCTACCGACCCTGA
- a CDS encoding homocysteine S-methyltransferase family protein, translating to MITILDGPVGTELASRGIPTPEPLWSALALDRAPEVVAAIHRDYAAAGATVHTANTFRTKRRSAPDRWEALARRAVVIARGAVLPGQRVAGSVSPLEDCYRPDLSPPDPRPEHRELCRVLADAGVDLMLCETFPHVGEALVAVEEAVATGIETWVAFTAGPEANLLTPVEIEEGAREAIRRGAAAVLVNCTPAARTLEYVERIAGLGVPFGAYANAGALDEGIGWGKAAEGPLLYAQYAEAWVRAGATLIGGCCGTGPAHVQALGRLAAG from the coding sequence ATGATCACGATCCTCGACGGCCCCGTCGGAACCGAACTCGCATCCCGCGGCATCCCCACGCCCGAGCCGCTCTGGAGCGCGCTCGCGCTCGATCGAGCGCCCGAGGTCGTCGCGGCGATCCATCGCGATTACGCCGCCGCGGGCGCGACCGTGCACACGGCGAACACGTTCCGCACCAAGCGCAGGAGCGCGCCCGATCGCTGGGAGGCGCTCGCGCGGCGGGCCGTTGTGATTGCCCGCGGCGCGGTTTTACCGGGACAGCGCGTGGCGGGCAGCGTGTCGCCGCTCGAGGATTGCTACCGGCCGGATCTGTCGCCGCCCGATCCGCGCCCCGAGCATCGAGAGCTTTGCCGCGTGCTCGCGGACGCGGGCGTGGATCTGATGCTGTGCGAGACGTTCCCGCACGTGGGCGAGGCGCTCGTGGCCGTGGAGGAGGCCGTGGCCACGGGAATCGAGACCTGGGTGGCGTTCACGGCGGGGCCCGAGGCCAATCTATTGACCCCCGTCGAAATCGAGGAGGGCGCGCGCGAGGCGATTCGTCGCGGGGCGGCGGCGGTGCTCGTCAATTGCACGCCGGCGGCGCGGACGCTCGAATACGTGGAGCGAATCGCGGGGCTCGGGGTGCCGTTCGGGGCTTATGCGAACGCGGGGGCGCTGGACGAAGGGATTGGCTGGGGCAAAGCCGCCGAGGGGCCTTTGTTGTACGCTCAGTACGCCGAGGCGTGGGTGCGCGCAGGGGCGACCCTGATTGGCGGCTGCTGCGGCACGGGGCCCGCGCACGTGCAAGCGCTCGGGCGCCTGGCGGCGGGCTGA
- a CDS encoding TolB family protein, producing MKYLVHSFAFLSIAGAAVGAACSSSPDPSSSGNLGAGGAGASMSTSSGSSQGGGGEGGTVFAGTGGGSAWTGFPVDPVVEEGAPQNAKDLFDAAGAGNPSGGPCLVEPEPGTLFPRNWLRPRFRFVPAAGQNLFEIRLHIAGEPNDLVVYTKDPSWTMPADMWLGLAADVIDKPIDVSIRGGAFDGTSLTDVSVGASGPFTIAPTEAAGSIVYWTTSGGSALKGFKVGDESVIEALAPGQVQMNTVSDADVTCVGCHTSTPDGKMVAFTAQGPWGNALASIEEMSVGAEPSFLGQGARATLQQFGETGISTFSGAHWKPGDRIMVSGLGKFTASQLTWFDLEATGFGEGVSYGYIKREGDPRGVGAPAWSHDGNTIVYVSTDAQTTGRLDKGYADLFFVPYANKAGGVAAPMPGASAPALSEYYPAFSPDDRLLAFNRIPGTDNMYDAPNAEVFVIPAKGGEPVRIDANDPPACSGKASPGVTNSWPKWAPEAKTVNGKTYYWLIFSSKRGGAGNPQLYVTGVVAEGDKLTTYPALYLWNQPEAENNHTPAWDVFDIPPVPPPN from the coding sequence ATGAAGTACCTGGTCCACAGCTTTGCCTTCTTGTCGATCGCGGGCGCGGCAGTCGGCGCCGCGTGCAGCTCCTCCCCCGATCCGTCGAGCAGCGGAAACCTCGGCGCGGGCGGCGCGGGCGCCTCGATGAGCACGAGCAGCGGCTCGTCCCAGGGCGGGGGAGGCGAGGGCGGCACCGTCTTCGCCGGCACCGGCGGCGGCAGCGCGTGGACCGGCTTCCCGGTCGATCCGGTGGTCGAGGAGGGCGCCCCCCAGAATGCCAAGGACCTCTTCGACGCCGCGGGCGCGGGCAATCCGAGCGGCGGCCCCTGCCTCGTCGAGCCCGAGCCGGGCACGCTCTTTCCGCGCAACTGGCTCCGGCCCCGGTTCCGCTTCGTCCCCGCGGCGGGGCAGAACCTCTTCGAGATCCGCCTGCACATCGCGGGCGAGCCGAACGACCTCGTCGTTTACACGAAGGACCCGAGCTGGACGATGCCCGCGGACATGTGGCTGGGCCTCGCTGCGGACGTCATCGACAAACCCATCGACGTCTCGATCCGGGGCGGCGCATTCGACGGCACGAGCCTGACCGATGTCTCCGTCGGCGCGAGCGGCCCCTTCACCATCGCGCCCACCGAGGCGGCCGGCAGCATCGTCTACTGGACGACCTCCGGCGGCTCGGCGCTCAAGGGCTTCAAGGTCGGCGACGAGAGCGTGATCGAGGCGCTCGCCCCCGGGCAGGTGCAGATGAACACCGTGAGCGACGCGGATGTCACCTGCGTCGGTTGCCACACCTCGACGCCCGACGGCAAAATGGTCGCATTCACGGCGCAGGGTCCTTGGGGCAATGCGCTCGCGTCGATCGAGGAGATGAGCGTAGGCGCCGAGCCGTCCTTCCTCGGCCAGGGCGCGCGCGCGACGCTCCAGCAGTTCGGCGAGACGGGCATTTCGACGTTCTCGGGGGCGCACTGGAAGCCGGGCGATCGGATCATGGTGAGCGGGCTCGGCAAGTTCACGGCCTCGCAGCTCACGTGGTTCGATCTCGAGGCCACGGGCTTCGGCGAGGGCGTCTCGTACGGATACATCAAGCGCGAGGGCGATCCCCGCGGCGTCGGCGCGCCCGCGTGGAGCCACGACGGCAACACCATCGTGTACGTCTCGACGGACGCGCAGACCACGGGCCGCCTCGACAAGGGCTATGCCGATCTCTTCTTCGTTCCCTACGCGAACAAGGCGGGCGGCGTGGCGGCGCCCATGCCGGGCGCGTCGGCGCCGGCCCTGTCCGAATACTACCCGGCGTTCTCGCCCGACGACCGCCTGCTCGCCTTCAATCGCATCCCGGGCACCGACAACATGTACGACGCGCCGAACGCCGAGGTCTTCGTGATCCCGGCCAAGGGCGGAGAGCCCGTGCGCATCGACGCGAACGACCCGCCCGCGTGCAGCGGCAAGGCGAGCCCTGGCGTGACGAATAGCTGGCCGAAATGGGCGCCCGAGGCGAAGACGGTCAACGGGAAGACGTATTACTGGCTGATCTTCTCCTCGAAGCGCGGCGGGGCGGGGAACCCGCAGCTCTACGTGACGGGCGTCGTGGCCGAGGGCGACAAGCTCACGACCTATCCGGCGCTCTACCTCTGGAATCAACCCGAGGCCGAGAACAATCACACGCCTGCGTGGGACGTCTTCGACATTCCGCCTGTTCCGCCTCCCAACTGA